The Ochotona princeps isolate mOchPri1 chromosome 22, mOchPri1.hap1, whole genome shotgun sequence nucleotide sequence ACGTGATGCTGAagctgaaagacagagaaagagacaaagacagagagaacaaatTTTGAGTGAGATAATGAGCACTATTTTCTATTGACTGGATCACAATCCAAATGAGTACTTCAAGAGTTAGTTCAGTCTGAAGCCAATAATTGTGTTATGTTGTGGATGCATCAGTAATCACATCTCATACTGGAAGCAAAGTTACCAGGACGAAAACCAGAACTATATGGGATATAGATGTCCCAACCCCTGGTCTAAGATAGCCATTCAGAGATATTCATTCATAAATGAAAAGCATTTGATGTACTGAACAGACATCCTGATGGTGAACATTGAGAAATACATTGGCATAATGTATTGTTTGAGTTCATTTAAGAGGAAGACCACACACTCCTCAAAGGATCAGAGGAAGCTTCATTGCCTTTATGTGACAGTTCCATGGGAAGCACTTAAAGGAGCTCATGAATATgactatttttttctcatttcagttGCCCAGGAAAATGATGGCTTGATTGAGATCAACAGGGAAAGCCAAGACATAAGATATATGATTACAGACAGCACGTTCGCTTACAATGGAGTTGACTCAAGAGAAACACTCAATTTCCATGTTCCAAAATTGATCATCAGGGAGTCAAATTGTTCTGAAATGAGTTCTGGGGCCTGCAATACATTTCACAATATGCGTCTTCGTAGGGTGCTCTGTGAGGTACCACGACCTGGAGTGAAATTAGATGCCCCTACCATGCCTGGAGGTTTTTGTCATGGCTTGAACTCTGTTGGTCAGCATCACAAGATCCAGGCTGTGCGGAAGCCATTTGAACACCATGATGAACAAAGGAAAGCTGTCCAGAAGAAGGTGTTCTTTATATTTGAGAGGGATTGTGCGAGAAATCCCTTTGCTAAGTCAACTCTTAAAGGAAAAGATATTCAGATTGGCGATGAAACTTTACATGAACATTCTTTTGAGCAAACCCACCCAACAGTGAATCTCTGTGAGTCTCTCAAGTGTGAGAAAGATGTGAATTGCAAGTCCTGTCTAACAGTGACTCAGAGATCAGGCACAGGAACAAAATCCAATGAATGTGATTGCTGCAAAAACTGCTTCAAGTATAAATGCTTCCTAGCCATCCATCACAGGATTCACAAGGTGAAAAATGATTATAGTAAATTTCAAAACAACTACTCGTGGCTGTTAGACCCCAGAATACATCAAAGAATTCCCAGAGGGGAAAGGCCTTTTGAAGGGAGTGAGTTTGGAGAAGACTTTTCCCAGAAGTCACACCCCCTCAGCCATCAGAGAACtcagacagaggaaagatcttttgaATGTTGTGAGTGtggaaaaatttttgttttgagatCTGACCCCAGAAAGACTCcaagaattcacacaggggataAGACTTTAGAATGTGATAATTATGGAAAAACCTTTACGTGCAAATCACGCCTCATCACACATCAGAGAACTTGCTTAGGGGAAAGACCTTGTAAAGGTAGTGAGTGTGAGAAAGCCTTTTCCTGCAATCCACATCTGATACAacatcagagaatgcacacaAGGGAGAAGCCTTTTaagtgtagtgagtgtgggaaaggcttttccctgaagtcattcctcatgaaacatcagagaatgcacacaAGGGAGAAGCCTTTTGAATGTAATGAAGATGGGAAAGTCCTTATCCGCAAATCAGAGGCCATCactcatcagagaattcacacaggggagaagctTTTTAGATGTAGTGTCTGTGTAAAAGCCTTCAGCCGCAAATCACAGCTCATCAGACATAGAAGATTGCATACAGGGAAAAAGCGTTTTGAGTGTAATGAGTGTGGGAAAGCATATTTGTACAAGTCACTCCTCACAGTACATCAGAGAACACACACGGGTGAGAAGCCGtttg carries:
- the LOC105941522 gene encoding zinc finger protein 84-like, translated to MLRECSGVVLAHDQIGLRRKRIRHSSSRFFCMRSIEDSPLTLSYLLSTLRWLQPRDKPQHSARLETALLPSAVLIGCVLSDVIRTGCVSGGTRGVRRRAHVCASAPQKPEGVSHGCCVSWPPRPPREPEQDTPSAGQLERVLVSFEDLAVDFTWEEWQNLNPAQRILYRDVMLETYNSLVSLGYCMTKPDLIVKLERGAEPRIVEECLNQSLKVAQENDGLIEINRESQDIRYMITDSTFAYNGVDSRETLNFHVPKLIIRESNCSEMSSGACNTFHNMRLRRVLCEVPRPGVKLDAPTMPGGFCHGLNSVGQHHKIQAVRKPFEHHDEQRKAVQKKVFFIFERDCARNPFAKSTLKGKDIQIGDETLHEHSFEQTHPTVNLCESLKCEKDVNCKSCLTVTQRSGTGTKSNECDCCKNCFKYKCFLAIHHRIHKVKNDYSKFQNNYSWLLDPRIHQRIPRGERPFEGSEFGEDFSQKSHPLSHQRTQTEERSFECCECGKIFVLRSDPRKTPRIHTGDKTLECDNYGKTFTCKSRLITHQRTCLGERPCKGSECEKAFSCNPHLIQHQRMHTREKPFKCSECGKGFSLKSFLMKHQRMHTREKPFECNEDGKVLIRKSEAITHQRIHTGEKLFRCSVCVKAFSRKSQLIRHRRLHTGKKRFECNECGKAYLYKSLLTVHQRTHTGEKPFECSECGKAFYSRSDHTRHQRMHTRDKRFKCSECGKAFSHKSYLTQHQRRHTGKKPFECLECGKAFPTKSEHARHQRMHTGEKPFACSECGKAFSRKSHVVQHQRIHTGEKPFECSECGKQFSSKSHLITHQRLHTGEKPFECNECGKAFAYKSEAIVHQRSHTGEKPFKCNKCGKAFTRKSCLRMHEITHLGKAFWML